In Bogoriella caseilytica, the genomic window GCGTCGGGCCGAAGAGCGCGCAACGCATCGCCTTCTACGTGCTCGCCTCCGAGACCGAGGACGTCACCCGGCTGGCCCACGCGCTGACCGAAGTGAAGGCTCGGGTGCGGTTCTGTGAGGTGTGCGGGAACGTGGCGGAAGCCGAGCGGTGCCGCATCTGCGTGGACCCGCGCCGGGACGAGACCGTGCTCTGCGTGGTCGAGGAACCGAAGGACGTTGTCGTCATCGAGCGCACCCGCGAGTTCCGCGGTTGCTATCACGTGCTCGGTGGCGCGATCAATCCGATCGACGGCGTCGGGCCGGAGGATCTTCGTATCCGCGAGCTGATGACCCGCCTGGGCGATGGTCAGATCGAGGAAGTCATCATCGCCACCGACCCGAACATCGAGGGTGAAGCCACGGCGACCTATCTGCAGCGCATGCTGCGCGGCATGGGTATCGCAGTCTCCCGCCTAGCCTCCGGCCTGCCGGTGGGCGGTGACCTCGAGTACGCCGACGAGGTCACCCTCGGCCGAGCCTTTGAAGGCCGCCGCCGCGTCAGCGACTGACGCACCATCCCCGGAGCGCAGCATTCGGCCCCGCTCCCGGAACGTGACGCAGCAGACCGACCACGATGCGGGATGTGGCCCCACCAAATGCTGGACTGCTTCGTACACTGCACCAGTCGGGCTGTGCTCGGGGGATAGCCTCAGCCACACCGCCTGAGGCGGGACAGCACGACCGATTCTGCAGCCCATCGACTCTCGGAGATCTCGTGGCACTCGTCGTCCAGAAGTTCGGCGGATCCTCGGTGGCTGATGCCGAGGCCATCAGGCGCGTCGCCCGTCGGGTGGCCGCCACCAAACAGGCAGGACACGACGTCGTCGTGGTGGTTTCGGCGATGGGTGACACCACCGACGAGCTACTCGACCTCGCCGCCCAGGTCACGGAGGAGGCGCCGGCGCGGGAGATGGACATCCTGCTGACCGCAGGCGAGCGGATCTCCATGTCCCTGCTCGCCATGGCGGTCAACGAGCTGGGCGTTCCGGCGCGGTCCTTCACCGGCCAGCAGGCAGGGCTGCGCACTGACACGCGTTACGGCAAGGCCTCGATCGTGGCGATCGGACCCGAACGCATCACCTCGGTGCTCGCCGAAGGCGGTGTCGCGATCGTGGCCGGCTTCCAGGGTGTCAACGAGCTCAACGACGTGACCACGCTCGGCCGCGGCGGCTCAGACACCACGGCCGTGGCGCTCGCCGCCGCGCTCGAGGCGGACGTGTGCGAGATTTACACCGATGTCGACGGCGTCTTCACGGCCGACCCGCGGATCGTGCCGGCGGCGCGCAAGGTGCACCGGATGACCTACGAAGAGACCCTCGACCTCGCCGCCAACGGAGCCAAAGTGCTCCACCTGCGCGCCGTGGAGTTCGCCCGGCGTTACGGTGTGGTCTTACACGTGCGCTCGTCCTTCTCGGACAAGGAAGGCACGTGGATTACCGATGCCCCGGCAGTACCGGGGCAGGAGGAGAACATGGAACAGCCGATCATCTCCGGTGTGGCCCACGACCGGAGCCAGGGCAAGATCACGGTGGTCGACCTGCCCGACGTCCCCGGGATCGCCGCGCGCCTCTTCGAGGTCGTGGCCGAGGTGGGCGCGAACATCGACATGATCGTGCAGAACGTGTCGACTCACTCGACCGGTAAGACCGACATCTCCTTCACGCTGCCCGAGGCCGACTGCCGCGACGTGCTGCGCGCGCTCGATGCGAACGCCGAGGCCCTGGGCTTCTCGGAGTACCGCTTCGACGACCAGATCGGCAAGCTCTCCCTGGTGGGTGCGGGGATGCGTTCCCATCCGGGGATCTCCGCCAAGCTCTTCCGCTCGCTGCACGAGGCCGGTATCAACATCGAGATGATCTCCACCTCCGAGATCCGCGTCTCGGTGGTCACCCGGATCGAGGTCCTCGACGCCGCGGTACGTGCGGTGCACACGGCCTTCGAGCTCGATGCTGCGGAGACCGAAGCGGTGGTCTACGGCGGCACCGGGCGCTGAGCGCCCTGCTGGGCGGCGGGAGCTATGGGCTTCCGTGCCCGGACAAGCGTGGCATCAGTCTCAATCGGCCCTGGTCAGCACCCTCGCGTTACCGGGTGAACCGCTCGCTCGGCTATCCTGAACCGGCTCCCCGGGGTGTGGCGCAGCTTGGTAGCGCGCCTCGTTCGGGACGAGGAGGTCGTGGGTTCGAATCCCGCCACCCCGACTCGGGTAGAACATAGGTCCCGCCGGAATCCGGCGGGACCTATGTTGTTCCCGGGAACGCGCCGTCCCCGCGGCGTTCAAGCCTGCGGGAGGAGTTCGAGCAGCGTGGCTTCCGGGCGGCACGCGAAGCGGATGGGCGCGTAAGGGCTCGTGCCCAGGCCAGCCGAGACGTGGAGCCAGGACGAGTCCGCACCGCCGAGTTCATCAGGGCGCGGGCCGGGCCAGCCGTGCAGGCCCTTGACGCGCCCGCGATCGAGATCGCAGTTGGTCACCAGTGCACCCACGCCGGGCACGCACACCTGTCCCCCGTGCGTGTGGCCGGCAAGGATCAGCGCGGCGCCCTCCGCCTGCATGGCGGTCAAGACCCGGCGATAGGGCGCGTGCGTGACGCCGAGATGGAGCCCGGCCTGTGCCCCCGAGCTCGCAGGCATGCGATCGCGGTCGAGGTGCGGATCGTCCACTCCCACCGCCGAGATCGCGATCCCGGCCGCGCTCAGGCGTGCGCGGCGGTTCGTCAGGTCTGCCCAGCCGGCTTCGCGGAAGGCGCTCGCCAGCTCCGCCGCGGGCAGTGTCCGAGGCGATGGAGTGATGCGACGATGCGGAAGGAAGTAGCGCAGGGGATTCTTGGGGGCGGGCGCGTAATAGTCGTTCGAGCCGAAGACGAAGGCGCCCGGGATTCCCAGCAGCGGGGCGTACGCCTCGAGCACGGCGGGCACCGCATCACGGTGCGCCATGTTGTCGCCGGTGGTCACCACCAGGTCGGGCTGCAGGTCGGCCAAGGCGCGCACCCAGGTGATCTTGTCCTGCTGGGAGGGCACCAGGTGCAGATCAGAAAGGTGCAGCACCCGCAGCGATCCGGACGTCGGCACCGAGCCTGGCTCCAGGAGGGGAACCCGCTGCCGACGCAGCGTGAACATGTGGGCCTCGGCCACCGCCCATCCCAGAGACGCGGCGCCGGCGCCGAGGACCAGGCCGGCGCCGACGGCGAGGCGTCCGAGCGAGCTCAGTCCTCGTCTCCGTCCGAGTCCTCGGAATCGTCGCCGTCGTCATCGTCACCGCCGGTGTTGTTGGTGCTCGCTGGTGGTGGTCCGGCACTGGGATGAATGGTGATCAGTTCAGCCCCGCGCACCTCGGTGCCTCCCCCCGGGCTCGTCCCGGCGACCGTCCCGAAGGGCGCGGAGGAGTACTGGCCGGAACCCACGCGCGTGGAGAATCCGGCCTGCTCGAGCGTGTCCTCGGCCTGGCCGATGCTTTGGCCGGTGACGGAGGGGACCCGCCGCCGCTCACCCTCGAGCTCCCGCTCGCCCACCTCGCCGAAACGGGTTTGCGGCTCGCCGTCCAGCGCCCGGGCCATGTAGTCACGCCAGGTGGGTGCCGGGATGTGCGAGCCGAAGATCCAGTCGTAGTGCTGGCCGTCGACGGTCACATTGGTCATGGCGCCGGTGGCTTCCTGATAACCCATCCACACCGCGGTGGAGAGTTGCTCGGGGGTGTACCCCACGAACCAGGAGGCCGAGGCGTCGTTGGCCGTGCCCGTCTTGCCGGCGGCGCTCCGCCCCTCCGGCAGGATGGCGCTGCGCCCGGTGGCGTACGGGTCGTCGTCGATCACTGCCTGCAGAGAGTGGTTCGCAGCGTTGACCACACTGGATTCGAGTGCTCGCTCGCAGGAGGTCTCGAAGGTGGCCAGTTCCTCGTCGTGGTGGTTCTCGATCGAGGTGATCGCGCGCGGTGCGCAGGCGATTCCGTCGTTGGCGAGGGTGCCGAAGGCCACCGCCTGACTCAACGGCGTGATCTCGTTGGACCCGAGCACCGTGGAGGGGTAGTTCAGCAGCGGATTGCCATCGGCCCGTTCCAGCCCCATGGCCGCAGCCGTGTCCATCATGGCGCACAGGTCGATCTGGGTAGCCATCTCCACGAAGGGCAGGTTGATCGACATACGCGTCGCGTCGTGCACCGTCATGACATCACTGCCGGTGCCTTCGATGTTGCGCGGCGGGTAGACGCTACCGGGGTTCGCGGCGTCACAAGAGTTGGACCACTCGTCGGGTTCGAACTCCCGCCGTCCGTCGGGCCCGGTGGGTGAACGCACGGTGATGGTGTCCTCGAGCGCGCCGCCCTCCCGGAGCCACTCGATGAGAGCGAAGACCTTATGCGTGGACCCCCCCTGGAAGCCCCGGCCGCCGCCGTGGGAGAGCCCGACATTGAGGTTGACCGAGGTGGCCGAGCTGTCCTCCTCGCTGGGACTGCCGAAGTTCGTGTTCTGGGCCATGGCCTGGATGTCGCCGGTGGTGGGGTCCACCGAGGACAGCGCCATCCTGATGTTCGAGGGATCCCCCACGGGCACGCTGGCAGTCACGGACTCGTAGGCCGCCACCTGGCGCTCCCGGTCCAAGGTGGTGTGGATGATCAGGCCACCCCGGTAGAGCGCGTCCCGGCGTTCCTCGCGGGAATCCAGCCACTCCTCGTGCTGGAGCAGCTCGTCCACCACGTACTCGCAGAAGTAGGCGGCGCTGCGAGCGGCCTGGCACCCGTTCGGCGCCGGGGTGATGGTGAGCATTTCCTCCATCGGGGTATCGCGCGCCTCTTGGTACTCCGCCTCGGACAGGAAGCCCTGAGCCCGCATCACCGACAGCACGGTGTTACGGCGACGCTCGGACTGTTCGGGGTAGCGCTCAGGGTCGTGGGCGGCCGGGCTCTGAGTGATCCCGGCCAGCGTGGCCGCCTCGGCCGGAGTCACATCGGCTGCCGGCTTGCCGAAGTAGTACTGGGCAGCGGCTTCCACGCCGTACTGCGAGCGACCGAACTGGGCGAGATTGAGGTAGCCCTCGAGGATCTGATCCTTCGTGAGTTGCTGCTCCAGCGAGATGGCCATCTGGGCCTCGGCGAGCTTACGGCCGTAGGACTCGTCCTGCGCCTCACGGATGAGATCGGCGTCCCCGGTGATGCGTCCATGCTCGATCAGCGCGTTCTTCACGTACTGCTGGGTGATGGTCGAGGCGCCCTCGAGGCTACCGCCGGCCAGGTTGTTGACGAAGGCGCGCGCGATGCCCTCGGGGTCCACGCCGCGGTGGTCGTAGAAGCGGCGGTCCTCGATGGCTACTACCGCGTTGCGCAGGTGCGGGTTCATCTGGTCCAGCGGCACCACCACGCGGTTGTCGGCGTAGATGCTGGCCATGCGTGAGCCGTCCGCCCAGAGGATCTCACTGCGCTGCGAGGGCTCGGGTATCGCCAGCTCATCGGGGATCTCGTCGAACATGTCCTCAGTGGCCTGCGTGGCGGTACCGACGGCTCCCAGGGCGGGGAGCATCAGGCCGGCGGCGAGGACGCCACCGAGCCCGGCCACCAAGACGAAGGTGAGCAGGAGGGCGAGCATCTGCGCGGGACCGACCGCACGCGAGGGGCTTCTGCGCGAAGGCGACATGCCACCAGACTACGGGCGCAGCCTCGAATCGGTGGGGATCGTGGCTCGTTCGACACCAGGTGGCGCCACCGCATGCCTACACCGGGCGTCAGTGCGGCACGCGGGCAGTTCGCATCACAGTTCGATCACGGCTGGACGCAGCCCCTATCTTTGTGGCGCCGGTCACGCATACCGTCGAGTGCACGACGGACCGAGCAGCTGGTGGCGTGAGGACGCGCCACCGAAAGCCTGACGGCCACAGCCAGAAGGGAGAGGCCGTGACCGCACTAGTCACTGACCAGCCGTGGGCGGTGCGCGCCGCCTGTGCGGCCAAGGAGCCCGACACGCTTTTCGTGCGCGGTGCCGAGCAGAAGAGCGTGCGCCAGTTGTGCCTGACCTGTCCCGTTCGCCTGCAGTGCCTGACTGAGGCGCTGAGTAGTGAGGAGCCCTTCGGGGTGTGGGGCGGGCTGACCGAGCGGGAACGACGCGCGCTGATCAAGGAGTATCCGGGGGTGAGCGACTGGTGGGAATGGCTGCGTGACTCGCAGGACGAGGTCGCCGAGGAACTGCGCAGCCCGGAGCCCCCCAAGGTGATTGGCCGACTGCGCGCGCGTCGTCGAGCGGAGGGTCAGTACGACGTGAAGAGTCTACGATCGGCGTCATGACCACTTGGGAGTACTCCACCGTTCCGCTGCTCATCCACAACACCAAGGCCATCCTTGATCAATGGGGCTCTGAGGGCTGGGAGCTCGTGCAGGTCGTGCCCGGCCCGGAGGGGTCCACGAATCTGGTGGCATACATGAAGCGCCCCGCCGGCGGCCACGCGTGACGTCGCCGGCACCCAGGGACGTCAACGCGCTGGGAAGCCCCAGCGAGCGCCTGGCTGCGCTCGGCCTCGTACTGCCTCCGGTGCCGGCTCCTGTGGCCGCCTACGTGCCGGCGGTCGCCCATGGCGGGCTGGTGTACTCCTCTGGGCAGCTGCCTATGGTTGCCGGCAGTGTGATGCTCACCGGCAAAGTGGGCGCCGGGGTCGATCCCGACCAGGCTCAGGACGCGGCCCGCATCTGTGCCCTGAACGCGCTGGCCGCGGTCGCCGAGCAGGCCGGCGGTCTGGACCGCATCGCGCGCGTGCTCAAGGTGACCGGCTTCGTGGCCTCCGATCCGGGCTTCACCGGGCAGCCCGTGGTGCTCAACGGTGCTT contains:
- a CDS encoding penicillin-binding protein codes for the protein MSPSRRSPSRAVGPAQMLALLLTFVLVAGLGGVLAAGLMLPALGAVGTATQATEDMFDEIPDELAIPEPSQRSEILWADGSRMASIYADNRVVVPLDQMNPHLRNAVVAIEDRRFYDHRGVDPEGIARAFVNNLAGGSLEGASTITQQYVKNALIEHGRITGDADLIREAQDESYGRKLAEAQMAISLEQQLTKDQILEGYLNLAQFGRSQYGVEAAAQYYFGKPAADVTPAEAATLAGITQSPAAHDPERYPEQSERRRNTVLSVMRAQGFLSEAEYQEARDTPMEEMLTITPAPNGCQAARSAAYFCEYVVDELLQHEEWLDSREERRDALYRGGLIIHTTLDRERQVAAYESVTASVPVGDPSNIRMALSSVDPTTGDIQAMAQNTNFGSPSEEDSSATSVNLNVGLSHGGGRGFQGGSTHKVFALIEWLREGGALEDTITVRSPTGPDGRREFEPDEWSNSCDAANPGSVYPPRNIEGTGSDVMTVHDATRMSINLPFVEMATQIDLCAMMDTAAAMGLERADGNPLLNYPSTVLGSNEITPLSQAVAFGTLANDGIACAPRAITSIENHHDEELATFETSCERALESSVVNAANHSLQAVIDDDPYATGRSAILPEGRSAAGKTGTANDASASWFVGYTPEQLSTAVWMGYQEATGAMTNVTVDGQHYDWIFGSHIPAPTWRDYMARALDGEPQTRFGEVGERELEGERRRVPSVTGQSIGQAEDTLEQAGFSTRVGSGQYSSAPFGTVAGTSPGGGTEVRGAELITIHPSAGPPPASTNNTGGDDDDGDDSEDSDGDED
- the recR gene encoding recombination mediator RecR translates to MYEGAVQDLIDELGRLPGVGPKSAQRIAFYVLASETEDVTRLAHALTEVKARVRFCEVCGNVAEAERCRICVDPRRDETVLCVVEEPKDVVVIERTREFRGCYHVLGGAINPIDGVGPEDLRIRELMTRLGDGQIEEVIIATDPNIEGEATATYLQRMLRGMGIAVSRLASGLPVGGDLEYADEVTLGRAFEGRRRVSD
- a CDS encoding metallophosphoesterase, with translation MAEAHMFTLRRQRVPLLEPGSVPTSGSLRVLHLSDLHLVPSQQDKITWVRALADLQPDLVVTTGDNMAHRDAVPAVLEAYAPLLGIPGAFVFGSNDYYAPAPKNPLRYFLPHRRITPSPRTLPAAELASAFREAGWADLTNRRARLSAAGIAISAVGVDDPHLDRDRMPASSGAQAGLHLGVTHAPYRRVLTAMQAEGAALILAGHTHGGQVCVPGVGALVTNCDLDRGRVKGLHGWPGPRPDELGGADSSWLHVSAGLGTSPYAPIRFACRPEATLLELLPQA
- a CDS encoding RidA family protein yields the protein MGSPSERLAALGLVLPPVPAPVAAYVPAVAHGGLVYSSGQLPMVAGSVMLTGKVGAGVDPDQAQDAARICALNALAAVAEQAGGLDRIARVLKVTGFVASDPGFTGQPVVLNGASELIGEIFGEHARSAVGVAVLPLDAAVEVEIIAALA
- a CDS encoding DUF4177 domain-containing protein, with the translated sequence MTTWEYSTVPLLIHNTKAILDQWGSEGWELVQVVPGPEGSTNLVAYMKRPAGGHA
- a CDS encoding aspartate kinase, coding for MALVVQKFGGSSVADAEAIRRVARRVAATKQAGHDVVVVVSAMGDTTDELLDLAAQVTEEAPAREMDILLTAGERISMSLLAMAVNELGVPARSFTGQQAGLRTDTRYGKASIVAIGPERITSVLAEGGVAIVAGFQGVNELNDVTTLGRGGSDTTAVALAAALEADVCEIYTDVDGVFTADPRIVPAARKVHRMTYEETLDLAANGAKVLHLRAVEFARRYGVVLHVRSSFSDKEGTWITDAPAVPGQEENMEQPIISGVAHDRSQGKITVVDLPDVPGIAARLFEVVAEVGANIDMIVQNVSTHSTGKTDISFTLPEADCRDVLRALDANAEALGFSEYRFDDQIGKLSLVGAGMRSHPGISAKLFRSLHEAGINIEMISTSEIRVSVVTRIEVLDAAVRAVHTAFELDAAETEAVVYGGTGR
- a CDS encoding WhiB family transcriptional regulator; its protein translation is MTALVTDQPWAVRAACAAKEPDTLFVRGAEQKSVRQLCLTCPVRLQCLTEALSSEEPFGVWGGLTERERRALIKEYPGVSDWWEWLRDSQDEVAEELRSPEPPKVIGRLRARRRAEGQYDVKSLRSAS